The following are encoded together in the Zingiber officinale cultivar Zhangliang chromosome 8A, Zo_v1.1, whole genome shotgun sequence genome:
- the LOC122008391 gene encoding gibberellin 2-beta-dioxygenase 1-like, producing MVVLTKPSLEQVSLPTPHKPRSCFSGIPVIDMLEPGAESLLVKACEEFGLFKVTNHGVPMELVARLEDEAVKFFSLPQMEKERSGPANPFGYGNRKIGGNGDVGWLEYLLLEVTSKSISHASLAFLKETCARSFCSVLNEYIQAMRRLASEVLELMAQGLMIEPRNIFSKVVMDEESDSVLRLNHYPPCPLLLQGLNGTMTGFGEHTDPQLISVLRSNNTSGLEISLRDGTWVSVLPDTESFFINVGDSLQVLTNGRFRSVRHRVVANGYKSRVSMVYFGGPPSRERLAPLPLLMGEGEQSMYREFTWYEYKRCAYRSRLADNRLEQFES from the exons ATGGTGGTATTGACAAAGCCATCCCTGGAGCAAGTCTCTCTCCCAACGCCGCACAAACCAAGGAGCTGCTTCTCCGGCATTCCGGTCATCGACATGCTGGAGCCGGGCGCGGAGTCCCTCCTCGTGAAGGCCTGCGAGGAGTTTGGGCTCTTCAAGGTCACCAATCATGGAGTCCCCATGGAGCTCGTTGCCAGGCTAGAAGATGAAGCTGTCAAATTCTTCAGCTTGCCTCAGATGGAGAAGGAGCGTTCCGGCCCCGCAAATCCTTTTGGTTATGGAAACAGGAAAATTGGCGGCAATGGTGATGTGGGTTGGCTGGAGTATCTCCTTTTGGAGGTCACCTCCAAATCCATTTCGCATGCTTCCCTTGCCTTCCTCAAAGAAACTTGCGCGAGATCTTTTTG CTCTGTTTTGAATGAGTACATACAGGCAATGAGGAGGCTGGCAAGTGAGGTTTTGGAGTTGATGGCTCAAGGCTTGATGATTGAGCCAAGGAACATCTTCAGCAAGGTGGTCATGGACGAGGAGAGTGATTCAGTGCTGAGGCTGAACCATTACCCTCCATGCCCACTGCTGCTGCAAGGGCTCAACGGCACCATGACAGGGTTCGGAGAGCACACTGACCCACAGCTCATCTCAGTGCTGAGGTCAAACAACACCTCGGGGCTGGAAATCTCCTTGAGAGATGGCACCTGGGTCTCCGTCCTCCCTGATACAGAATCCTTCTTCATCAATGTCGGTGATTCCTTGCAG GTTCTGACAAATGGGAGATTCAGGAGTGTGAGGCACAGAGTGGTGGCCAATGGATACAAGTCCAGAGTGTCCATGGTCTACTTCGGGGGGCCCCCTTCCAGGGAGAGGTTGGCTCCTCTGCCTCTGCTGATGGGCGAGGGAGAGCAGAGTATGTACAGGGAGTTCACATGGTACGAGTACAAGAGGTGTGCCTACAGGAGCAGGCTGGCAGACAATCGGCTAGAGCAATTTGAGAGCTGA